A section of the Streptomyces sp. NBC_00178 genome encodes:
- a CDS encoding DUF2975 domain-containing protein gives MGRITVLALRVVIAMLLAGSLLIQTVMVPLLSADMDEAGGELGHLRIPVSLIVLLGLLSVEVVLVCVWRLVTMARLGTVFSFEAFRHVDIVMTAVVAAAVLVFSLGFVLAPGEAVAPGIVLMIGGAGVAVLGVALIVLVLRTLLSQAVARDVEAARMQAELDEVI, from the coding sequence ATGGGACGGATTACGGTGCTCGCGCTCCGTGTCGTGATCGCGATGCTGCTGGCGGGCTCACTGCTCATTCAGACGGTGATGGTGCCCTTGCTCAGCGCCGACATGGACGAGGCCGGTGGAGAACTCGGCCACCTGCGCATCCCCGTCTCGCTGATCGTCCTCCTCGGCCTGCTCTCGGTCGAGGTGGTACTGGTCTGCGTGTGGCGACTGGTGACGATGGCGCGCCTCGGGACGGTGTTCTCCTTCGAAGCCTTTCGCCATGTCGACATCGTGATGACCGCCGTCGTGGCCGCCGCCGTCCTCGTCTTCTCGCTCGGATTCGTCCTCGCCCCCGGGGAGGCCGTCGCGCCGGGTATCGTGCTCATGATCGGTGGCGCAGGTGTGGCCGTCCTCGGGGTGGCACTCATCGTCCTGGTGCTTCGCACGTTGCTGTCCCAGGCGGTCGCGCGAGATGTGGAGGCAGCGCGGATGCAGGCCGAGTTGGACGAGGTGATCTGA
- a CDS encoding HEAT repeat domain-containing protein — MTLPEHGPDTSGVLRELESGSSSARLRAALALGTVPDPRSVGPLIERCAIEPEFLVRDMLTWALTRHASSTTVPRLVAELRSERPQARSQALHTLSKIGDGRAWPALTRALLTDADDEVARSAWRAAVVLVPEGEEGELAAVLSTQLGRGGLETRRSLSRALIALGDVVVPALSAATADTDAEPGVREHAMATERLLRDPDAGFAFAIEDAKRIMVLGPAGQEGGG; from the coding sequence ATGACCTTGCCGGAGCACGGTCCGGATACGAGCGGAGTTCTGCGGGAGCTCGAGAGCGGCAGTTCGTCGGCGCGGCTGCGTGCGGCGCTGGCACTCGGCACGGTCCCCGACCCACGGTCCGTCGGCCCGCTCATCGAGCGCTGCGCGATCGAGCCCGAATTCCTGGTGCGCGACATGCTCACATGGGCGCTCACCCGTCACGCCTCCTCGACGACCGTCCCGCGACTGGTCGCGGAGCTGCGCTCGGAGCGGCCCCAGGCACGGAGCCAGGCGCTGCACACGCTGTCCAAGATCGGTGATGGCCGGGCGTGGCCGGCCCTCACCCGGGCACTCCTGACCGATGCCGACGACGAAGTGGCACGGAGCGCCTGGCGGGCGGCGGTCGTACTCGTGCCCGAAGGCGAGGAGGGCGAGTTGGCGGCGGTCCTGTCGACGCAGCTCGGTCGTGGCGGGCTCGAGACGCGGCGGAGTCTCAGCCGGGCGCTCATCGCCCTCGGCGACGTGGTCGTGCCGGCGTTGAGCGCGGCGACGGCGGACACGGACGCCGAGCCCGGCGTACGCGAGCACGCGATGGCCACCGAACGGCTGTTGCGCGACCCCGACGCGGGATTCGCGTTCGCGATCGAGGACGCGAAGCGCATCATGGTCCTCGGGCCGGCAGGACAGGAGGGTGGCGGGTAG
- a CDS encoding helix-turn-helix domain-containing protein: MPITVDIDVMLVRRKMSVGELADRVGITPANLAVLKNGRAKAVRFATLAALCAALDCQPGDLLRWEPADGEQAPDSVTRIGGPERG, encoded by the coding sequence ATGCCGATCACCGTGGACATCGACGTGATGCTCGTCCGGCGCAAGATGTCGGTGGGTGAACTGGCGGACCGCGTCGGCATCACCCCGGCCAACCTCGCGGTGCTCAAGAACGGCCGCGCCAAGGCAGTACGGTTCGCGACCCTCGCCGCGCTCTGCGCGGCGCTCGACTGTCAGCCGGGCGACCTGCTGCGCTGGGAGCCCGCCGACGGCGAGCAGGCTCCGGACAGCGTCACACGCATCGGGGGCCCTGAGCGCGGCTGA
- a CDS encoding C40 family peptidase — MASHRRPKQPSRTRVTVLTATAAAAVALTSQAAHADPKPTTKEVKAKVDKLYHEAEEATEKYNGAKEQQDKLKKQAEALQDTVARGQDELNILRGQLGSLATAQYRSGGLDPSVQLLLSSDPDSFLDQASALDQLTAKQAESLQKIQAKQRTLAQQRKEAQAKLADLDDVREALGKNKQKFQGKLAEAQKLLNTLTAAERARITADEQRASRDAGDRVNLGNEVPASALGAAALAAADSRVGKPYVRAATGPDSFDCSGLTMWAYAQAGANITRTTFTQINEGTRIARSQLKPGDLVFFSNTQHVGLYAGNNTVLHAPYPGAYVRYESMNTVGSYQAAVRI; from the coding sequence GTGGCGTCCCACCGTCGTCCCAAGCAGCCGAGTCGCACCCGCGTGACCGTGCTCACCGCGACCGCCGCAGCGGCCGTGGCGCTGACCTCCCAGGCCGCGCACGCCGACCCCAAGCCGACCACGAAAGAGGTCAAGGCGAAGGTCGACAAGCTGTACCACGAGGCCGAGGAGGCCACGGAGAAGTACAACGGCGCCAAGGAGCAGCAGGACAAGCTGAAGAAGCAGGCCGAGGCACTCCAGGACACGGTCGCCCGCGGCCAGGACGAGCTCAACATCCTGCGCGGCCAGCTCGGTTCGCTGGCGACGGCGCAGTACCGCTCCGGTGGTCTCGACCCGTCGGTCCAGCTGCTGCTCTCCTCGGACCCGGACAGCTTCCTCGACCAGGCCTCCGCGCTCGACCAGCTGACCGCCAAGCAGGCCGAGTCCCTGCAGAAGATCCAGGCGAAGCAGCGCACCCTCGCGCAGCAGCGCAAGGAGGCGCAGGCCAAGCTCGCCGACCTCGACGACGTCCGGGAGGCCCTGGGCAAGAACAAGCAGAAGTTCCAGGGCAAGCTCGCCGAGGCGCAGAAGCTGCTCAACACCCTCACCGCCGCCGAGCGGGCCAGGATAACCGCCGACGAGCAGCGTGCCAGCCGCGATGCCGGCGACCGGGTGAACCTCGGCAACGAGGTCCCCGCGTCCGCTCTCGGCGCTGCCGCGCTCGCGGCCGCCGACTCGCGGGTGGGCAAGCCGTACGTGCGCGCCGCCACCGGCCCCGACTCCTTCGACTGCTCGGGCCTGACCATGTGGGCCTACGCCCAGGCGGGTGCCAACATCACCCGCACCACGTTCACCCAGATCAACGAGGGCACTCGCATCGCGCGCAGCCAGCTCAAGCCCGGTGACCTGGTCTTCTTCAGCAACACCCAGCACGTGGGCCTCTACGCCGGCAACAACACCGTGCTGCACGCCCCCTACCCGGGTGCCTACGTCCGCTACGAGTCGATGAACACCGTCGGCAGTTACCAGGCCGCGGTCCGCATCTGA